One genomic window of Sodaliphilus pleomorphus includes the following:
- a CDS encoding inositol-3-phosphate synthase, whose amino-acid sequence MANSNVKPATGKLGIMVVGLGAVSTTFMTGVLMVRKGLGKPVGSMTQYDKIRVGRGADKKYLHYKDIVPLADLNDIVFGAWDVYPVNAYESACNAQVLQPKDIEPVKDELVNIKPLKAAFDKNYAKRLDGNNVKDCKDRWDMAQQIREDIRNFKKENGVDRVVVLWAASTEIYVAPDMKYHGTLAALEAAMKANDTVHIAPSMCYAYAALQEDAPFIMGAPNTTVDIPAMWELAEEKKLPIAGKDFKTGQTLVKSGFAPIIGTRCLGLNGWFSTNILGNRDGLVLDEPANFHTKEVSKLSTLESILVADKQPDLYSNYYHKVRINYYPPRNDNKEGWDNIDIFGWLGYPMQIKINFLCRDSILAAPLCLDLTLLMDLAHRAGRYGIQRFLSFFLKAPMHDYTKDEVPVNHLFQQYVMLKNALREMGGYEADEEID is encoded by the coding sequence ATGGCAAATTCAAATGTAAAACCTGCTACAGGTAAACTTGGCATCATGGTAGTCGGATTGGGTGCCGTGAGTACAACATTCATGACTGGCGTGCTGATGGTGCGCAAGGGTCTGGGCAAGCCCGTGGGCTCGATGACCCAGTACGACAAAATACGCGTGGGCCGCGGCGCCGACAAGAAATATCTGCACTACAAAGATATCGTGCCCCTGGCCGACCTCAACGACATCGTGTTTGGCGCTTGGGATGTGTATCCCGTCAATGCCTATGAGAGCGCATGCAACGCCCAAGTGCTGCAACCCAAAGATATCGAGCCAGTGAAAGATGAGCTTGTCAACATCAAGCCCCTCAAGGCTGCCTTCGACAAGAACTATGCCAAGCGTCTCGATGGCAACAATGTGAAAGACTGCAAGGACCGCTGGGACATGGCTCAGCAGATACGCGAAGACATACGCAACTTCAAGAAGGAGAATGGTGTGGACCGCGTGGTTGTGCTCTGGGCCGCTTCGACCGAGATTTACGTTGCCCCCGACATGAAGTATCACGGCACACTGGCTGCCCTCGAGGCTGCCATGAAGGCCAACGACACCGTGCACATCGCCCCCTCGATGTGCTACGCCTATGCCGCCCTGCAAGAGGATGCTCCATTCATCATGGGCGCCCCCAACACCACCGTCGACATTCCTGCCATGTGGGAGCTTGCCGAGGAGAAGAAACTGCCTATCGCCGGCAAGGACTTCAAGACGGGCCAAACGCTGGTAAAGAGCGGTTTCGCCCCCATCATAGGCACGCGCTGCCTGGGCTTGAACGGCTGGTTCTCGACCAACATACTGGGCAACCGCGACGGTCTTGTGCTTGACGAGCCTGCCAACTTCCACACCAAGGAGGTGTCGAAGCTCTCTACCCTGGAGTCGATCCTCGTGGCCGACAAGCAGCCCGACCTGTACAGCAACTACTACCACAAGGTGCGCATCAACTACTACCCGCCGCGCAACGACAACAAGGAGGGCTGGGACAATATCGACATCTTCGGGTGGCTCGGCTATCCCATGCAGATCAAGATCAACTTCCTGTGCCGCGACTCAATACTGGCTGCACCCTTGTGCCTCGACCTGACACTGCTCATGGACCTTGCACACCGTGCAGGGCGCTATGGCATACAGCGCTTCCTGAGCTTCTTCCTCAAGGCGCCCATGCACGACTATACCAAGGATGAGGTGCCCGTCAACCACCTGTTCCAGCAGTATGTGATGCTCAAGAACGCTCTGCGCGAGATGGGCGGCTATGAGGCCGACGAAGAAATTGATTAA
- a CDS encoding endonuclease yields the protein MKRAITLWLLCAAVTSMALAAKQPAGYYQQAQGKTGQALLSALYNIISSHTSISYSGLWTAYKTTDCDSEGYIIDMYSNVRYLYGQKQGASYSNIGDSYNREHSFPQSWFAKATPMKTDLFHVVPTDGYVNNQRGNYPFGECEGGTRLTNGSYRAKGRLGTCTTTGYSGKVWEPDDEYKGDFARIYFYMATCYNNRIASWPGNDSNAAAVLAGNSYPVYKDWYIAMLLKWDREDPVSERERERNDAVYDLQKNRNPYVDHPELVEYVWGNKIGTAWQENGDTATVTIVTPTALPAIDSTSTSLTAAWTAAKGATSYTLLVSKVDTTTTPVTPGTSSLLLDEDMSKGTTTWTTGGKYYNDNGYLRLGTGKGNGSVTSPAIDLAASAGVATVAVTAKAYGSDSNVPMQVSLVDAKGNTLASQSFTLTAGDIVYTAVLKGNASADNKVRIENTTTGKRVLLKQVKVYRGNAASKAPVETGDTATRTVTGITGTSYKVTSLASGAVYDYKVKAVYAGGESGWSNVIRTHLPSGTTLLPGDADGNGRVDITDATTLINKILGHEPSPFVEANADVDGNGRYDVSDVTGINVIILQQQ from the coding sequence ATGAAGCGAGCAATTACACTGTGGTTGCTTTGTGCTGCCGTCACCAGTATGGCTCTGGCAGCCAAGCAGCCCGCAGGCTACTACCAGCAGGCCCAGGGCAAGACCGGGCAGGCCCTGCTGAGCGCACTCTACAACATCATCTCAAGCCACACGTCGATAAGCTATAGCGGCCTGTGGACAGCCTACAAGACCACCGACTGCGACAGCGAGGGCTACATCATCGACATGTACAGCAACGTGCGATACCTCTACGGCCAGAAGCAGGGAGCCAGCTACTCCAACATAGGCGACAGCTACAACCGCGAGCACTCGTTTCCTCAAAGCTGGTTTGCCAAGGCCACTCCCATGAAGACCGACCTGTTTCACGTGGTGCCCACCGACGGCTATGTCAACAACCAGCGCGGCAACTACCCCTTTGGCGAGTGCGAGGGCGGCACACGCCTCACCAACGGCAGCTACAGGGCCAAGGGACGCCTGGGCACCTGCACCACCACTGGCTACAGCGGCAAGGTGTGGGAACCCGACGACGAGTACAAGGGCGACTTTGCCCGCATCTACTTCTACATGGCCACCTGCTACAACAACCGTATTGCCTCGTGGCCGGGCAACGACAGCAACGCCGCTGCCGTGCTCGCCGGCAACAGCTACCCGGTGTACAAGGACTGGTACATCGCCATGCTGCTCAAGTGGGACCGCGAGGACCCCGTGAGCGAGCGCGAGCGCGAGCGCAACGATGCCGTCTACGACCTTCAGAAGAACCGCAACCCCTATGTCGACCACCCCGAGCTGGTGGAATATGTGTGGGGCAACAAGATAGGCACCGCCTGGCAGGAAAACGGCGACACCGCCACTGTGACCATCGTCACGCCCACAGCACTCCCGGCCATCGACTCGACCAGCACCTCGCTCACTGCCGCATGGACCGCTGCCAAGGGCGCCACAAGCTACACGCTGCTCGTGAGCAAGGTCGACACCACGACCACGCCCGTGACCCCTGGCACAAGCTCGCTGCTGCTCGACGAGGACATGAGCAAGGGCACCACCACCTGGACCACGGGAGGCAAGTACTACAACGACAACGGCTACTTGCGCCTGGGCACCGGCAAGGGCAACGGCAGCGTGACCAGCCCGGCCATCGACCTTGCGGCAAGCGCCGGCGTGGCTACTGTGGCAGTCACTGCCAAGGCCTACGGCTCCGACAGCAACGTGCCCATGCAGGTGAGCCTTGTCGACGCCAAGGGCAACACGCTCGCCAGCCAGAGCTTCACGCTCACGGCGGGCGACATTGTGTACACAGCTGTGCTCAAGGGCAACGCCAGTGCCGACAACAAGGTGAGGATAGAGAACACCACCACCGGCAAGCGCGTGCTGCTCAAGCAGGTGAAGGTGTATCGCGGCAACGCCGCGAGCAAGGCTCCCGTCGAGACAGGCGACACCGCCACCCGCACCGTGACCGGCATCACCGGCACCAGCTACAAGGTGACCTCGCTCGCGAGCGGCGCCGTCTACGACTACAAGGTGAAGGCAGTGTATGCCGGCGGCGAGTCGGGCTGGAGCAACGTGATACGCACCCATCTGCCCTCGGGCACGACCCTGTTGCCGGGCGACGCCGACGGCAACGGCCGTGTCGACATCACCGATGCCACCACGCTCATCAACAAGATTCTGGGCCATGAGCCCTCGCCGTTTGTCGAGGCCAATGCCGACGTCGACGGCAATGGCCGCTACGACGTGAGCGACGTGACGGGTATCAACGTCATCATCCTGCAGCAGCAATAA